A window of Planctomycetota bacterium contains these coding sequences:
- the mqnE gene encoding aminofutalosine synthase MqnE — MIRAVVPSLDAIREKVEGGVRLDAAESEMLWDESIDVHELGELANLVRERKNGNRAFYNINTHLNPTNVCVYRCSFCAFRADLRESRGYVMSDEQILARGGEAVAAGSTEMHIVGGLHHQKDYDWYLGIIRLLHDHYPALHLKAWTPVEINWFCHLTKRSVREILVELKSAGLGSLPGGGAEIFHPEVRDKICEHKADTQEWFTIHSTAHELGLRSNATMLYGHIENAFHRTDHLLRLRALQDETGGFQTFIPLAFHPANTRLSHIPKPTAAFSLRTMAVSRLVLDNFDHLKAYWIMLGIGTAQAALAYGADDLDGTVRHELIYHDAGATTPEVLSVDEITRLIREAGRVPVERDTLYNRVERGASGWRSVAAAS, encoded by the coding sequence ATGATCCGCGCCGTCGTTCCGTCGCTCGACGCGATCCGTGAAAAGGTCGAGGGCGGCGTCCGCCTCGACGCTGCCGAGAGCGAGATGCTGTGGGACGAGTCGATCGACGTCCACGAGCTCGGCGAGCTGGCCAACCTCGTCCGCGAGCGGAAGAACGGCAACCGCGCCTTCTACAACATCAACACCCACCTGAACCCGACCAACGTCTGCGTCTACCGCTGCAGCTTCTGCGCCTTCCGCGCCGACCTGCGCGAGTCGCGTGGGTACGTGATGAGCGACGAGCAGATCCTCGCCCGCGGGGGCGAGGCGGTCGCCGCCGGCAGCACCGAGATGCACATCGTCGGCGGGCTCCATCACCAGAAGGACTACGACTGGTACCTGGGGATCATCCGCCTCCTCCACGACCACTACCCCGCGCTCCACCTCAAGGCCTGGACGCCGGTCGAGATCAACTGGTTCTGCCACCTCACCAAGCGGTCGGTGCGCGAGATCCTCGTCGAGCTCAAGTCGGCGGGCCTCGGCAGCCTGCCCGGCGGCGGCGCCGAGATCTTCCATCCCGAGGTCCGCGACAAGATCTGCGAGCACAAGGCCGACACGCAGGAGTGGTTCACGATCCACAGCACCGCCCACGAACTCGGGCTGCGGAGCAACGCCACGATGCTCTACGGCCACATCGAGAACGCCTTCCATCGCACCGACCACCTCCTCCGCCTCCGCGCGCTGCAGGACGAGACCGGCGGGTTCCAGACGTTCATCCCGCTCGCCTTCCACCCCGCCAACACGCGGCTATCCCACATCCCCAAGCCGACGGCGGCATTCAGCCTGCGGACGATGGCGGTCTCGCGGCTGGTGCTCGACAACTTCGACCACCTCAAGGCTTACTGGATCATGCTCGGGATCGGCACCGCGCAGGCGGCGCTGGCCTACGGCGCCGACGATCTCGACGGCACCGTGCGCCACGAACTGATCTACCACGACGCCGGCGCCACGACGCCGGAGGTGCTGTCGGTCGACGAGATCACGCGTTTGATCCGCGAGGCGGGGCGCGTCCCCGTCGAGCGCGACACGCTCTACAACCGCGTGGAGCGAGGCGCGTCCGGCTGGCGAAGCGTGGCGGCGGCGTCCTGA